The following are encoded together in the Triticum dicoccoides isolate Atlit2015 ecotype Zavitan chromosome 6B, WEW_v2.0, whole genome shotgun sequence genome:
- the LOC119323299 gene encoding mitochondrial carrier protein CoAc2-like isoform X2 — translation MEAAERGGGALPLAVRELIAGGVAGGVAKSAVAPLERVKILLQTRRAEFRGSGLVGSFRTIYQTEGPLGFYRGNGAGVARIVPYAALHYMAYEEYRRWIILGFPNVEQGPVLDLVAGSIAGGTAVVSTYPLDLVRTKLAYQLQVKGAVNLSLRESKPSEQVYKGILDCVKTIYRQNGLKGLYRGMAPSLYGIFPYSGLKFYFYEKMKTHVPEEHRKDIIPKLACGSVAGLLGQTITYPLDVVRRQMQAFSSSNLMKGKGTFGSLVMIAKYQGWKQLFSGLSINYLKVVPSVAIGFTVYDSMKDWLNVPSREQAAVVVPVLSEDGSNAAPVHSS, via the exons ATGGAGGCAGCGGAGAGAGGCGGCGGGGCACTGCCGCTTGCCGTGCGGGAGCTCATCGCCGGCGGGGTCGCCGGTGGCGTCGCCAAGTCCGCCGTGGCGCCGCTCGAGCGCGTCAAGATCCTCCTCCAG ACTAGAAGAGCAGAATTCCGTGGGTCTGGATTGGTTGGATCGTTTCGGACAATCTATCAGACAGAAGGTCCCTTAGGGTTTTACAG GGGCAATGGTGCCGGCGTTGCTAGGATCGTTCCTTATGCAGCTTTGCATTACATGGCATACGAAGAGTATCGCCGATGGATCATTCTTGGCTTTCCTAATGTTGAGCAAGGGCCTGTTCTTGATCTAGTGGCCGGATCAATAGCTGGAGGAACAGCAGTCGTATCCACATATCCGCTTGATCTGGTTCGCACAAAGTTGGCTTATCAG CTGCAGGTCAAAGGTGCAGTGAACCTCAGTTTAAGAGAATCTAAGCCCTCTGAACAGGTTTATAAAGGTATCCTTGATTGTGTGAAAACAATATACAGGCAAAATGGCTTGAAAGGCCTATACCGTGGCATGG CTCCATCATTATATGGAATCTTCCCTTATTCCGGTCTTAAATTCTATTTCTATGAGAAGATGAAGACTCATGTTCCTGAAGAGCACAGAAAAGATATTATACCGAAACTTGCTTGTGGATCAGTTGCTGGTTTGTTAGGACAGACAATAACGTATCCCCTTGATGTTGTTAGGCGGCAAATGCAG GCGTTCTCATCGTCCAACCTCATGAAGGGGAAAGGAACATTTGGAAGCCTTGTTATGATAGCGAAATATCAAGGTTGGAAGCAACTGTTTTCCGGACTATCTATCAACTATTTGAAG GTCGTCCCATCAGTAGCCATAGGGTTCACTGTGTATGACTCGATGAAGGATTGGCTTAATGTTCCATCTAGAGAGCAGGCAGCTGTGGTTGTCCCTGTGTTGTCAGAAGACGGAAGTAATGCTGCCCCTGTTCACTCCAGTTAG
- the LOC119323299 gene encoding mitochondrial carrier protein CoAc2-like isoform X1 produces MEAAERGGGALPLAVRELIAGGVAGGVAKSAVAPLERVKILLQTRRAEFRGSGLVGSFRTIYQTEGPLGFYRGNGAGVARIVPYAALHYMAYEEYRRWIILGFPNVEQGPVLDLVAGSIAGGTAVVSTYPLDLVRTKLAYQVKGAVNLSLRESKPSEQVYKGILDCVKTIYRQNGLKGLYRGMAPSLYGIFPYSGLKFYFYEKMKTHVPEEHRKDIIPKLACGSVAGLLGQTITYPLDVVRRQMQVQAFSSSNLMKGKGTFGSLVMIAKYQGWKQLFSGLSINYLKVVPSVAIGFTVYDSMKDWLNVPSREQAAVVVPVLSEDGSNAAPVHSS; encoded by the exons ATGGAGGCAGCGGAGAGAGGCGGCGGGGCACTGCCGCTTGCCGTGCGGGAGCTCATCGCCGGCGGGGTCGCCGGTGGCGTCGCCAAGTCCGCCGTGGCGCCGCTCGAGCGCGTCAAGATCCTCCTCCAG ACTAGAAGAGCAGAATTCCGTGGGTCTGGATTGGTTGGATCGTTTCGGACAATCTATCAGACAGAAGGTCCCTTAGGGTTTTACAG GGGCAATGGTGCCGGCGTTGCTAGGATCGTTCCTTATGCAGCTTTGCATTACATGGCATACGAAGAGTATCGCCGATGGATCATTCTTGGCTTTCCTAATGTTGAGCAAGGGCCTGTTCTTGATCTAGTGGCCGGATCAATAGCTGGAGGAACAGCAGTCGTATCCACATATCCGCTTGATCTGGTTCGCACAAAGTTGGCTTATCAG GTCAAAGGTGCAGTGAACCTCAGTTTAAGAGAATCTAAGCCCTCTGAACAGGTTTATAAAGGTATCCTTGATTGTGTGAAAACAATATACAGGCAAAATGGCTTGAAAGGCCTATACCGTGGCATGG CTCCATCATTATATGGAATCTTCCCTTATTCCGGTCTTAAATTCTATTTCTATGAGAAGATGAAGACTCATGTTCCTGAAGAGCACAGAAAAGATATTATACCGAAACTTGCTTGTGGATCAGTTGCTGGTTTGTTAGGACAGACAATAACGTATCCCCTTGATGTTGTTAGGCGGCAAATGCAG GTTCAGGCGTTCTCATCGTCCAACCTCATGAAGGGGAAAGGAACATTTGGAAGCCTTGTTATGATAGCGAAATATCAAGGTTGGAAGCAACTGTTTTCCGGACTATCTATCAACTATTTGAAG GTCGTCCCATCAGTAGCCATAGGGTTCACTGTGTATGACTCGATGAAGGATTGGCTTAATGTTCCATCTAGAGAGCAGGCAGCTGTGGTTGTCCCTGTGTTGTCAGAAGACGGAAGTAATGCTGCCCCTGTTCACTCCAGTTAG